The genomic interval CGGCCCCCCAGCCCCCCGCAAGCAGCCCCGACTGCCCCGACTGCCCCGACTGCCCCGACTGCCCCGACTGGTCCGACTGGTCCCGAATCGGCGGTGCCGAGCATTCCCCTGTCAGACCGATTCTCCCACGCAGGGCAGCGATTCAGCCGATTTGCGAAAGACTACTCGGCGTATCTATTCGTGCGAATGCTGGTTGCGATCGTGCAGACGTTGCCGCTGGACATGGGCGATCGGATGTGTCGTGGGATCGCTTGGCTGGCCGCACGAGTCTTTAAGATCCGGCGATCAGCGACACACGAAAACCTTAGCCGGGTGTTTGCCGATGCGGAACCGGCACAGCGAGACGAACTGGAATTGGCCATGTGGCACCACCTGATGCTGATGGTCTGCGAAATCGCGTGGGCGCAACGCCGGTTGCACTTGACCAATTGGACGGACCACATGTCGTTTCGCAATCACCGCAAGATGTTGGCGGTATTGTTGACCAAACGTCCCGTGGTGATGGTTTCGGGGCATTTCGGCAATTTCGAGGTCGGCGGGTACATGTTCGGCATGATGGGTTGCGAATCCACCACCATCGCTCGACGACTGGACAATCCCTTTCTGCATCGATGGGTCGAGCGATTCCGCAGCGCCAAAGGCCAATACATGGTCGACAAAGACGGCTGTGCGGCGGAAGTGCAAGAGCACCTGGAGTCCTGTGGCACCCTGGCGATCTTGGCCGATCAACATGGCGGTCCGAAAGGATGTTGGGTGAATTTCCTGGGCGTTCCCGCTTCGTGCCACAAAGCCCTGGCGCTGTTTTCTCTCAGCACAAACGCTCCCATGATCGCCGGATACACGATCCGAATCGACCGCCGCCCGATGCAGTTTGAATCGGGAACGGTGGATGTGGCGGACCCGTTCAACGATCCCCAGTCCCACTGTGCGTCGGTCAGCTCGCTGACGCAATGGTACAATCGCCAACTGGCCACCGCGGTCAGCGGCGCGGTGGAGCAGTACTGGTGGCTGCACCGACGCTGGCGGCAGCCCCCGGAAAAAATCGCCAAGCGGCTGGCCAGGAAAACGGAAATCTCGCGAGCGGCTTGAGCGGCAGCGTCGGAATCCCGAGAAAACCCCACAGTGAGGTGTTTCAGCCAGTTGCGGTGGAAAAAACAGGGTCACGTGAACTAGACTACAGGCCCCGCCGTCTGCCCACCACCAAGATCGCCCATGTCGCCCCGCCTGCTGTTTCTCATCGTCGCCCTGCTGGTCTCGGCCATGCCCGGGGTGACGCTCTGGAGCGGTGAACCCGACTCGGTTCCGCACGAAGAGGAAAGCCAGCAAGACAGCGCGAGCGATGCCCGAAAGTGGTTGATCAATGGAACCGCAATCGATTGGGAAACGGGCGAGCCGATCGACGTCTTTCGAGTCATCCCCGGCACTCCGAACCCGCGTGAAGGGATGGCAAATGAAATACGTGCCCCCGGTGGATTGAACCAAACGCCGTCACGTGAAGCCCTCTGGCAACCCCACCAGATTCGCGAAATGCGCGACGGAAAGTTTCAATGGCCGCGAACTTCGGGATACCGCATGATGCGATTTCGCGTCGAAGCCGACGGTTATCAACCCGTGATGACGCCATGGACCGAACGTGGCGGACCGTACACCAAGATGCGTGTTTACATGCGTCGCGACTTGGGGTTGCGTGGGGCGATACTGGCTCCCGACGGGCAGCCCGCCGCAGACGCAGTCCTGGCGATCGCGTTGCCGAACCGCCCCATTCAACTCGAAGGCACGACGATCAAGCACATTGAGGGGCCACCGCGCGCACGACTGAGCGACCAGTGGCGTGTGCCCGAGCACGTGCGCAGTGACGCGTCGGGGCAGTTTGACTTGCCGATGGAATCGGATCCCAATGCAGTCCTGTGTGTCGTTCACCCCGCAGGCATCGTGATCAAACCTTTTGAGTTGATTCGAGAGGAAGCCATGACGGGGCGTCCGGTTTCACTCACGCTGCAACGGTGGTCATCGGTCTCCGGTCGTGTCACCATCGAAAACAATCCGGTCGGCGATGCGTTGCTGTTCTGTACGACATCCCACGAGGAATCATCGCAGCGTCCGATCATGAACGAATTGGTCACCAGCTCTCAGCGGACACGTTCCGACGAAAACGGGAACTACAGATTCGAGAATGTTCCACCGGGAACCTTTACCGTCTATCGACGTATCGAGGACAAAGACGGGGCGACATTGCGGCCGATCACGGCGGACTCCGGATTCGACTTCCCACAGTTTCGGCATCGTGTGGATTCCGGCGCCGACGCGCAAGTCAACTTCGGCGGCGAAAAAAGAACGGTCATCGGAAACCTCGTGGGCTTGGAATCCTTTGACGACTTGACGGTTTCGATCATGCCCTGTCCCGACATGAACCGACGAGACCTCACCGTGGCCGATCGTGAAATGCTTGATTTGCTCGATCTACGCCGAACGACCGGAGAACTTGCTGGGTGGCAGTTTTTTCGCGATAGCGACGAAGGACATCGCTATTTCCGAACCTCGATTCCCGTCGCTGCCAACGGAAGCTTTCAGATCACAAATGTTTCCACGGGCAACTACTGGCTTGAGGTCAATGGTGCAGAGTCAGGGTTGGTCTATTTTGAAGTGACTTCTTTCGGCTCGAAAAAAATTGACTTGGGCCGCGTTCTGGTCCGCCACCCTGAGCCAGTCGCTCCGCTAAACTGACTGCTGGGTACCGATTCATCACGGTACCCTACTGACGGTTTGGGACGTCGAGCGGCCGTCGCTCAATCTTTCAGATCGACAGCGTGTACCGCAGGCGGAAACATAGCGTGGGAATTGAGAATCGCGACTACTATCGTTCGGCGTCATCGAGCAGCCATCGATCGAGCGGATTCTCCGACATGCCGATCGTCTGCAAGCGATTGCTGATCGCCAACGTCGTCGTCTTCGTGCTGCAGATCATGATCACGCGACCGCTCGGCCCACCTGATTTTGCTCAGCGTCTGGAGAACTTGCCTCAGATCCTCGAGTCGATGCCCACGGAGTCGATGACGCAGGAGCAAATCGAACAGTATGAGATGATGCAGTCCGCGGCGATCGATTTGATCCCGCCCCGAGTTTCTGTCGTTCAAGAGTGGTGCGAACTGGATCCGACCAAAGTCGCTCACGGGCAAGTCTGGCGTTTGATCACTTCCGCGTTTTGCCACGACCGCTACATGATCTGGCATCTGCTGATCAACATGATTTTCTTGTATTGGTTCGGCACCCGGCTGGAACAGATGTACGGCTCACGCGAGTTTGCTTTGTTCTATTTCACCGCAGCCGTCTGCGCCAGCGTCGCCTTTCTCGCACTCAATTGGTACACGGGCGACATGACACCCGCGATCGGTGCCTCGGGTGCCGTTTGGGGATTGATCGCCTTGTACGCGATCCACCATCCCTACGAAACCGTTCGCGTCTACCTGTTGTTTCCGATTCAAATTCGCTGGCTCGCTCTGTTGTACTTGTTGTTGGATTTGCATCCGGTCCTACTGGCACTCAACGGCGACGGAAACCCAGACGGCGTGGCCCATGCGGCACACCTGGGCGGGGCGGCATTCGGTTTCCTGTATTTCAAGTACGATTGGCGGTTGGAGCGATACTGGAACCGCTTGCCCGTGGTCGGCAAAGAAGAAAAATGGCAGAACCGCCGTGTCAAGCGACCCGCCCGATCCACCATCAAACTTCATCAACCGGAGACCGGCGGCCTACGTGTTTACAGCGAACCGATCGATCCCCAGACAAAGCGGATGGAAATCGACCTGGACCGTGTTTTGGAGAAGATCAGTGAGCAGGGACGCGAGTCACTGACGGACGAAGAAATCGCGGTCTTGGAATCTGCAAGCAAACGATATCGAGAACGTTAGCGGCCGAACGTACACAGACGCTGGCCTTCGTGGTATCGTGTTGGGTAATCTTACCCACCCACTTTCCAACCCTGGAGATTCAACATGGTACGCCCACTGATTGCCGCCTGTGCCCTCATGACTTTTGCGACGTTCGCGTCTGCCCACTGCCAAGTCCCGTGTGGCATTTACGGAGATCAATTGCGATTCGAGCAAATGCTGGAAGACGAACACACGATCTCGAAAGCACAGTTGGAGATCAACGCTTCGTTCGAAAAGGACATGACACCGCAAGCCGCCAACCAATTGGCCCGCTGGGTCAGCACCAAAGAAGATCACGCGACGAAAATCCAAGAGACGATCGCATCGTATTTCATGGCCCAACGCATCAAGTCGACCGATCCTGACTACGGAAAGAAGCTGATGGCGTCGCACGCCGTGATGGTGGCCGCGATGAAGTGCAAGCAGTCTGCCGATCCAGAGACGGCCAAAGCACTCGAGAAATCCATCTTTGATTTCTACCGCGCCTACGAAGGCAAAGAGCCCGCCTTCGAACACAGCCATTGATCAAATGGCTCTTGATGGACGATGATTCGCTCGCCGGAATTCAGTTCCAGCGAGCGTTTTTTTTGCAAACCCAGTTTTCAACCCAGGGTGGTGGTCCTACTCGTTACACTCGCGGGAAACTTACCCTGGGCTATGTCGGTAGACGCCTTCGGCGTTTTTCTTTGAGCCGTTTCTTGTCCTCTGTCACCACGGCACTAAGCGGATGGTTTGAGTTTTGGCGGATGGTGGTGTTCGTTTTCGACTTGGAAAGTCGTACGACAATCGTCGCTCGACTTTCCAAGTCGATAGCGTGCCCGGCCAAGCGTTTTGCCATTCACTGAGCCAAGCGAATGGCCCAATCGGTCAACGTGACCACCATGATGGCGAACAACGTCAACGCGATGCCACGTTGTGCGGCCACCCCCGGCACTCTGCCACGTCTGGCGACCGACAGACAATAGATGATCAACGCGATCGCCCCCAGGGCAAGCAAGAACCCGCCACTGTTGGTTCGCGCTGATTGCCACCACATGCCGCGGACGAAGTAAGACCAAGAAGTGGTCATGCCGCAACTGGGACAACGCACCCCCAGCATGACGAGACTGCTGCAGGGTGGCAGCCCCAATTGCTGATGCGTCCCCAATCCCTGGGCGCTGGGTGATAAACTGCCTGCAATCAGCAACAACACGATCAGTGCCGCCGCCAACGACAACGCCACCACTCGTATCCAGATCGAGCGACCAGATTGATCAGGCACAGATTGATCGGCCGCTGGATGATCGGACACAGGTCGATAAAGCACTGGCGATGCCTGAATCGCATCGTTCGTCTGCGTAGGGTTCGTTGCGGGTTCCAAGCCGTTATCCAATTTCCTCACCCCGATGTTGCTGGATGACAGAGAGAACTCTGAGACCACCGATCCTAGCCGAAACGCTTTCGATTTGTCATCCTATGGGAAAAAGCGGACCCAGGTCGCTTCCAGAATCCATTTCAAGAACCTCACCGGAAAGAACCTCACCGTGAAATTCGCGATTTGCAACGAAACCTTCGGCGACTGGCCCCTCGACAAAGCACTCGGCTTGGCCGCCCAGCACGGCTACACGGGTTGGGAAGTCGCCCCGTTCATGTTGGCCGATGACATCCGTGGCTTTGACCAGTCAAGTCGAACCGATTACCGAAATCAGGTCGAATCGGCCGGCTTGCAAATCATCGGCCTGCATTGGCTGTTGGCCAAGACCACCGGGTTTTATCTCACGCAACTGGACGATGAGGTCCGCGGGCGAACCGCCGACTACCTTTCTCAACTCGCTCAACTTTGCCGTGACCTGGGCGGCGACGTGATGGTGCTTGGCTCGCCGGCGCAACGAAACTTTCCCGAGTCCCAAACCGAGGAGCAAGCCATGGATGCGGCGGCACAGTGCTTGCAGTTGGTCGTGCCAGCCCTCGAGAAACACGATGTCAAGATCGCCGTCGAGCCGCTAGGACGTGGCGAAGGCAACTTCCTCAACACGGCAGCCGCCGGACGAGACTTGATCCGACGCATCGACAGTCCGTTGGTCGGCTTGCATCTGGATGTCAAAGCGATGAGTGACGAGGGAACGCCGATTCCTCAAATCATTCGTGACAACGCGGATCTCACCTTGCACTTTCATGCCAACGACCCCAATCTCCGAGGCCCCGGGATGGGCGAGGTGAAGTTCGAGCCGATCTTTGAGGCATTGCGTGAAACGCAATACGATGGCTGGGTCAGCGTGGAAGTGTTCGATTATTCGCCGGGCGTCGAAACGCTGGTCTCCGAAAGCATGACGAACATGAAAGCGGCCCTGCCCGCATGACAAACGCAAATCAATCGCACGAAGATCGGTCCATTCGCACCGTCGTGCCCAGTTGCCAATTCGCCAGCGACAACACCGCCGGTATATGCCCGGAAGCCTGGGATGCCATGGAGGCTGCCAATCAAGACGGGCCGACCAGCCCGTACGGCGACGACGCTTGGACCAGCAAAGCGATCACGATGATTCGCGAGATGTTCGAAGTCGATTGTGAAGTGTTCTTTACGTTCAACGGAACCGCAGCAAACTCGCTGGCCCTGGCCAGTTTGTGCCAGTCCTATCACAGCGTCATCGCGCACAAGATCGCTCACGTGGAAACGGACGAGTGCGGCGGCCCCGAGTTCTTTTCCAACGGGACGAAGTTGTTGCTGGTCGACGGCGACAAAGGTTGTGTGGACTGTGAAGAAGTCCAGCGGATCGTTCGCCGGCGGACCGACGTTCACTTCCCCAAACCCAAGGTGCTGAGCATCACCCAGTCGACAGAAATGGGAACCGTATACGACGATGCGGCATTGGATCGCGTGCAAGAAACCGTGCAACGCCTGGGACTGATGTTGCACATGGACGGCGCGCGTTTTTGCAACGCAATTGCCGCGTTGAACATGCCGCCCAAAGAAATGACCTGGAAACGCGGCGTGGACGTGCTGTGTTTGGGCGGCACCAAGCTGGGAATGGCGGTCAGTGACTGCGTCGTGTTCTTTGACCGCGAGCTTGCTACGGAATTCAAATATCGATGCAAACAAGCAGGGCAACTGGCGTCCAAGATGCGGTTCCTGTCCGCGCCATGGGTCGGCGTGTTGCAATCAGGCGGTTGGCTGCAACATGCCCAGCACGCCAACGCGATGGCAAAGCGATTGGCGGAGGGACTTGGCAAGCTGC from Stieleria varia carries:
- a CDS encoding lysophospholipid acyltransferase family protein, which encodes MPSIPLSDRFSHAGQRFSRFAKDYSAYLFVRMLVAIVQTLPLDMGDRMCRGIAWLAARVFKIRRSATHENLSRVFADAEPAQRDELELAMWHHLMLMVCEIAWAQRRLHLTNWTDHMSFRNHRKMLAVLLTKRPVVMVSGHFGNFEVGGYMFGMMGCESTTIARRLDNPFLHRWVERFRSAKGQYMVDKDGCAAEVQEHLESCGTLAILADQHGGPKGCWVNFLGVPASCHKALALFSLSTNAPMIAGYTIRIDRRPMQFESGTVDVADPFNDPQSHCASVSSLTQWYNRQLATAVSGAVEQYWWLHRRWRQPPEKIAKRLARKTEISRAA
- a CDS encoding carboxypeptidase-like regulatory domain-containing protein, with amino-acid sequence MSPRLLFLIVALLVSAMPGVTLWSGEPDSVPHEEESQQDSASDARKWLINGTAIDWETGEPIDVFRVIPGTPNPREGMANEIRAPGGLNQTPSREALWQPHQIREMRDGKFQWPRTSGYRMMRFRVEADGYQPVMTPWTERGGPYTKMRVYMRRDLGLRGAILAPDGQPAADAVLAIALPNRPIQLEGTTIKHIEGPPRARLSDQWRVPEHVRSDASGQFDLPMESDPNAVLCVVHPAGIVIKPFELIREEAMTGRPVSLTLQRWSSVSGRVTIENNPVGDALLFCTTSHEESSQRPIMNELVTSSQRTRSDENGNYRFENVPPGTFTVYRRIEDKDGATLRPITADSGFDFPQFRHRVDSGADAQVNFGGEKRTVIGNLVGLESFDDLTVSIMPCPDMNRRDLTVADREMLDLLDLRRTTGELAGWQFFRDSDEGHRYFRTSIPVAANGSFQITNVSTGNYWLEVNGAESGLVYFEVTSFGSKKIDLGRVLVRHPEPVAPLN
- a CDS encoding rhomboid family protein; translated protein: MGIENRDYYRSASSSSHRSSGFSDMPIVCKRLLIANVVVFVLQIMITRPLGPPDFAQRLENLPQILESMPTESMTQEQIEQYEMMQSAAIDLIPPRVSVVQEWCELDPTKVAHGQVWRLITSAFCHDRYMIWHLLINMIFLYWFGTRLEQMYGSREFALFYFTAAVCASVAFLALNWYTGDMTPAIGASGAVWGLIALYAIHHPYETVRVYLLFPIQIRWLALLYLLLDLHPVLLALNGDGNPDGVAHAAHLGGAAFGFLYFKYDWRLERYWNRLPVVGKEEKWQNRRVKRPARSTIKLHQPETGGLRVYSEPIDPQTKRMEIDLDRVLEKISEQGRESLTDEEIAVLESASKRYRER
- a CDS encoding superoxide dismutase [Ni], whose product is MVRPLIAACALMTFATFASAHCQVPCGIYGDQLRFEQMLEDEHTISKAQLEINASFEKDMTPQAANQLARWVSTKEDHATKIQETIASYFMAQRIKSTDPDYGKKLMASHAVMVAAMKCKQSADPETAKALEKSIFDFYRAYEGKEPAFEHSH
- a CDS encoding DUF2752 domain-containing protein; protein product: MPDQSGRSIWIRVVALSLAAALIVLLLIAGSLSPSAQGLGTHQQLGLPPCSSLVMLGVRCPSCGMTTSWSYFVRGMWWQSARTNSGGFLLALGAIALIIYCLSVARRGRVPGVAAQRGIALTLFAIMVVTLTDWAIRLAQ
- a CDS encoding sugar phosphate isomerase/epimerase family protein, translated to MKFAICNETFGDWPLDKALGLAAQHGYTGWEVAPFMLADDIRGFDQSSRTDYRNQVESAGLQIIGLHWLLAKTTGFYLTQLDDEVRGRTADYLSQLAQLCRDLGGDVMVLGSPAQRNFPESQTEEQAMDAAAQCLQLVVPALEKHDVKIAVEPLGRGEGNFLNTAAAGRDLIRRIDSPLVGLHLDVKAMSDEGTPIPQIIRDNADLTLHFHANDPNLRGPGMGEVKFEPIFEALRETQYDGWVSVEVFDYSPGVETLVSESMTNMKAALPA
- a CDS encoding threonine aldolase family protein → MTNANQSHEDRSIRTVVPSCQFASDNTAGICPEAWDAMEAANQDGPTSPYGDDAWTSKAITMIREMFEVDCEVFFTFNGTAANSLALASLCQSYHSVIAHKIAHVETDECGGPEFFSNGTKLLLVDGDKGCVDCEEVQRIVRRRTDVHFPKPKVLSITQSTEMGTVYDDAALDRVQETVQRLGLMLHMDGARFCNAIAALNMPPKEMTWKRGVDVLCLGGTKLGMAVSDCVVFFDRELATEFKYRCKQAGQLASKMRFLSAPWVGVLQSGGWLQHAQHANAMAKRLAEGLGKLPGVSIVSPPEANAVFVDFGVGLADELRRRGWQFYDFISIGNSRLMCSWATTENEVDAFIGDVAQLTKSRA